The DNA window ATTTTTTTGATCCTTCCCCGATTTTTTTGATTTCTCTCTAGCGATCACTCCTTCGCGACAGCCACGGATAGCTTGCCCGTGTTCCTCCCGGAGAACATCCCCACGAGCGCGCCCGGCGCGGCGTCGATGCCCTCGACGACGTCCTCCACGACGGCCACCTTCCCTTCCGCCAGGTGGCCGGCCATCTCCCGCTCGAACCTCGCGTACGCCCCGAAGTGGTCGAACACGCTGAACCCCTCGATCCGGACGCGCTTGGCGATGACGCTGACGAGGTTGCGCACGCCCTCGGGCTCCTCCAGGTTGTACTGCGAGATCATCCCGCACACCACGACGCGCCCGCCGAGGCGCATGTTGAGCAGCGCCGCGTCCAGCGTCGCGCCGCCCACGCTGTCGAAGTAGACgtcgatgccgccgccgcccgggaGGCGCCGCCGGAGGGCGCCAGCGAGGTCGCCGGCCTCGGCCTTGTAGTTGAAGGCGTCGTCGAAGCCGAGCCTGGTCTTGAGGAGGGCGACCTTCTCGTCGGAGCCGGCGCTCCCGACGACGTAGCAGCCGGCGATCTTGGCGAGCTGGCCGACCACCTGCCCCACGgcgcccgacgccgccgacacGTAGACGGTGTCGCCGCTCTTGGCCTTGCCCACCTCGAACAGCCCGGCGTACGCCGTCAGACCCGTCATGCCTACGCAATTCATGAGGAATTTTGTAAATAATCCGGGACAACAAATTCAGTGAGATGAGCGCGAGCTGAGACGAACCGAGAACGCCGGTGTAGTAGGAGAGTGGCAGATTGGGATAGTTGATCTTGTGCAGCGTCTCTGCTGGCTGGGTGACGAGACTGTACTCCTCCCATCCACTCATTCCCCACacgaggtcgccggcggcgaagccCGGATGCGTCGAGTCGACCACCTTGCCCACCGTGTAATTGACCATGGCCTAAACACAATCAAATCATTCATCATCAGTACACAATTAAATTGGGAAAGTATTCTAGGATGTCCACTCGTTTATTGCATGATATGgaaatagttattaaattttttaaaaaaaattatgaagataaattaatataagatatattactacacaaacatgcaatttCAAATACGAGCTCTATACGTATACTCACAGTATACGTAAACGTATACTCTGAATAGTATACGTATACTCACagtcatatttattatttttattatggattatagaattatatttaaacttgtatgtttgtgtagtgatataatttatattactctatctttataattttttttaatttttttaataactatttagatatcaTGCAATAAACAAGGAGACATTCCCTCGAGGGTTTAAAATCCAGtcccaattaaattaaaaggtTCTCCTCATCAAAGAAATGTACGAAATTCGTAATTTCCAGTACTCCATATACCTCTCCTAGCGCAAAGTCCGTTGCTAGGGcaacgtcgtcgccgtcgtcgtgcttGGTCATGCGGCCGCGCATCCACGGGTCGCACGACAGGTAGAGGTTCTTCACcatcaccgccggcgccggcgtccccGGCGGCACGCGTGGCCGGacggcggaggtgatgacctCCATGTCGCCCACCGTGAGGCTCCCCGTCACGTACCTCCTCAGCACCACCTTCTTGTTCCTCACCGTctccccatcgccgccggcgccggccattAATTCCCGGCACAGCTCGAAATGTTAGCTAATTAAGCACGCTAAGCTACCACCTGACTCTGACTGGTTAACTCCAGATTCCTGAGCAGGTCGTCACTAGCTTGTCAGGAGTTTGCTGCTTCGTTAATTTGGGTAGAGCTACAGCTTAATTATATAGCTAGGCGAGATTCTGAGctatgaaattaaattaaccAGCTGCTGTGTCACGCGTGGTGGCTATGGTATTAGCATGacctaattaattgttttcctTTTGAGCAAAATTAAATCTCCTCGGCAACATCCTTGGTGACGTCGTCGGTAGACGTGCCACGGGTTATTCATTACCCACCCCGTACTTATACTATATCATTTGGGCAGGATATGGGTAAAGAATAATTTTGGCAATGGGGAGGGTATTACCCATTTTACCCGTTTTATTTGTACCCATTTAGTAGGTATAAACTTagacataaaattttcaaacgcgtgttcacactataatttttttatcaaatttgaatgaaATTTAGTggaatgatttattatgtataggagcaactttttataaattttaatttatttctgtaCGTGGGACCCATATATGTCTTAAGTTATCCGTTGGTTACCCATACCCATTGGTAATACCCATTTAGTTTGGGTATaagtaattttctttaaaacgGGTATGGGTAAATTTGGATATGATATGGGTTACCCAATACCCTCCTCCCAAGTGGCAGGTCTAGTCGTCGGTCATGGTGCACAACGATTCTGGGTTATTTGAATCAACCAGAGACTGCTACGTAGCccgtgtatatatgttttaggtATTTGCATGATTTcagttgttcttttttttaaaaaaaaatccacccATCAAAAATTGCACAATGCTGACCTCATTCTGAATGTTTTGACCTTAGCGTAATATTGTGAACGTGCTCAACAAAAACCCATGTTGTTGGCATCCTACGTTGATTCATTTCTTACCCTTGTGCAAGTAGAGACTAAAAAGCAGTAAACTGTAGAATAAAACTACACAATTGTAGCATTATGAACAAAACCTAAtcaatacataaatattatgagCTGAACCTTGGAATTGGACTCAAAATGAAGTAAACACAGGAATGTTAAGAAAGATTTCCAAAAATAAAGCcacaaaaacaattttcacTCAACCCTCCAGTTTTTCCTCTAGCTCGTACACTGATACTCCTGAAACTCTTGCATGAAATCAAAACGTGTTGAAACAATGTCatcaattataaaatatatcattttgtatagagatttgctccggtccaacaaaagtaactcgaggtactggtgcctcgaggtaccaaatcatttcttactattggatctagctgagtagtaTGTGCGTTGTTacatccaacgatcagaaacgatttgtttccgtgaggtaccggtaactcgagatactttttgttgaactataaaattgctctttatatatattcatttgacacaaagataaaaataataaatggaCAAACTATTAATCAATGacctgaaaaaaatgaatgagtCAATCGATTTTTGTGTGGAGCGCTGGATTTTCACTCAACCCAATGACacgtcccaaaaaaaaaaaaaaaagagacaccGAAAGATAAGGCTTGTCCTAAAACCTATTTGAAATCATCCAGCCCCCATAAGTTGTGGTCTAAacattttctctaaatttgattaaagAAGGTAAGTGTTGCGATGATGATCCTAGAAACATATTATGGTAAAAAATCGTTACGATGAAAAGATGGGATTTGTAAGAAGCCTAAGTATGTATTCCCATTCAAGGTGCTGGGAGAATTCATTTTGGTTGTTTTTGCACAACGGTCGCAAACAGCTAGTTTGCTCAGCTTATATATTCTATATACACTTGATGTTTTGGAtcatttggtgttttttttggaacaCCTTCTAGCGGGTGCAACGTTGTGCAAGTCCAAGAGTACATTTGAGCTATAAATTCTCATTCTTCTCAAGCCTAGTGCTTGTTCTAGAGTCTATAGCGGCCAAGTCTGCACCCACCGAGAGCGTTCTACTTAGTTCTTTAATTAAGTGAGGTACATCTCTTGTTACTTTTGGCATCTCGACATGCCAAGCAGACTTTGGAAATGATTCTTTTGTGATCTCTCAAAAACTTTGTGGGCATTTGAAAGGATTGTGAAGGGTTTGGCATTCACCCTCCTTGGCGGAGAACAATCACCCCTACTAGAGCATCTTTGGACTTTATGACTAAATTAAGGAGGGAGCAAAACTCTTCTTTAAAGTGCTCCAACGAGAATTAGCGGAGATAGTTGATACCCGATACAACGGGAAAAAACTagctatttgttttgttttactaTTACTTTCCTCACATTTAACTTATTGTTGTTTAACTTCTTGCCATAGAGTTAGTAGAATTGATTGAAAATGCTATAGGTACGCACTCTACTCAATTATGTCAGCTTAAAGTTTTAAGTAGTTTAGATGTAATCTTCTTTATTAGAAGTCCTATTCACGCTCCATGTAGGACATATTTGAACCTTACGAGTGGTACGAGATTCACGTCTCCTTCACTGCCTAAAGAGAAAGATGACCAAAGAAGGGTTTAATCCACATAGAGCACCAACCCATTATGAAAAAGATTATCCATAATAGAAGGCTCATATAGCTTGTTTTCTAGAAGGTATGAGTTTTGATGTATGGAGAGTTGTTGCCATTGGATATTGTAAGAGTATTAGATATGGCATGTCCACGATCATGAAAGTAAGCACCAATAATTCCACATACCTAATGTTATACCGCATGCAGGTGATGTTTATTGATACAATTAGGTCAAGGATCAAAGGTACTACGGATATATAACAAAGGTTATTAGGTAGTCTATCTAGCTAGGTACGAATAGGATTATCCACCCCATATAAGACAAGGCTATCCCAAGTTTTACTTAGAGGAGAGTTATCCAcaggatatatatacaagGTCTCCTAGGACAGGAGGACATCATCAAGACTTAAACAATCCAAACGACACTTGCACACTTAGATATAGCCTTAGTTGTCCACGACGGTCACCGACTACAACTTCTGCCTTTACGATAAAATTAGTTGGTAGGCTAGGTAAACACTCTGGCATCTATGACATGGAATCCTTGGTGTAGCATAGTTTGTGTTGGCTACGTATCTAGCACATAAGCCGGGTATGTAGCCAGCACCAATTAGGGCTATGCAATAGTGGGATTATTATGCtccgatgtattttttttgtcataggAAGTTGTCTCCTCGGATTTAAAAGCTGTGAAAACCATATGAACTATCTGAAAACTTCACAAAGAAATATAAGAAGGCAAGAGGAAATGTGTGCATGTAGTATAGTACAATATCAGGCTGCTTCCTGTAAACTCTCAGATATGAGTTGGTGAACAGTGCCATCATCTAGTTGATATTTATAGAGTATGTCATCAACTATGCAGATTGGTTGTGTTGATTAAGAGAATGCAAGTAAGTTGGCACAGATAGTGATCGAGATTAAATTATACAATATTATATCAGGATTGTATGTAAGCATTGTCATCAACTGGACAATGATACAGTTAAGACTAGATTCTATACTAGAAAAAAGGGATGCTGACTAAATACTGACTGCCCAGTTGATGACAATTAGAATATTGTATAATTTAATCTCAATCAGTATGTGTGTCAAATTACTTGCATCCTTTTCTCAAGACAAACCAATCTGCATAGTTGATGACCTATTctgtaaattaaatattaactagCTGATGCCATAGTCCACAACTCATATATGAGAGTTTCCAAGAAGCAGCCTGCTACTGTACTATACTACATGCACATATTTCCTCTTAGCTTTCTAATATTCTTTATGAAATTTTCGAATAGTTCATATGGTTTTGACCACAGCATTCATCCATCATTACCCAACAGACAATAGATAATACTCACACAGACAACCCTTCTTTGGATAATTTGATGTGTTAATTATACGTATGCCGCAGGTAATATTCACATAGATAACTTTGTTTCAACCATTAGTACACTGTTCAGATTCAAGCTTTGATACCTACATgttcaatttaatttgttgctGAGTAGGCCCCAATGTAAGTCTCATTATCCGCAGCAGAGGGGAACGATTGGCAAATAAACGATGAACAACAATAGATAGACACAAGATTTAACATGGAAAACCCTCCTAAAGCaggaaaggaaaacaaaaaaccACGGACGTCAGCTAGCAAATATCTTTATTAATAGGAAAAGTATGAATTACCCCCTGAACTATCGCAGTCGGCCGAATTACCCCCCTAAACCTGAAAACCAGACATCCTTTACCCTGAACTTTCAATACTGGGCAAATTACCCCCTGACCCAATTCAAAGCGATTTTGTCCTATGTGGCAGCCCAGTcagcatgttttcttttttttaacggtgggacccacatgtcatacccccctctctctccctctccctctccctctctctctcaggcGAATAGGGCAACGCCGCAAGGACGGCGGGCGCTAGGCGCCACGCAGGGACGGTCGGACGGCGGGTGGGCGCTCGGTGCTGCGTGGGGACGGCCGGACGTCGGGCCGACGCCTGCGCCGCGACGAGCAgcaggatggcggcggcggcaaagcGGGGGAAGATGGTCACAGCACGCGGGGATGGCCGGACGGCGGGCGGGTGTGGGCGTGCGGACGGCGAGTGAAGGATGTCGGCGGCTACGAAGCGAAGGACTcactggtggcggcggcgaagcggagGACGGTAGTGGCAGGCGGCGCCATCAATCTCGGCGCGAGGggacgagggcgagggcgagggcgatgacggcggacggcggcgtgcgggAGAGAGGACGGCAGACGACAGCACCTCCGCTTACGCCACCTCGATCGTCGTTGCGGCGCGGTTGTCTGCCCGCCGACTGCTTGCccgcccgccgctcgtctGGCTTCCTTTgcttcgccaccgccgtcaTCCTATTGCTCCACCTtgtcgccgcggcgcggccgtTTGTCCGCTGCCCGCACGGCCGGACCCGCGTGCCGTTTTACCATCCCCGCGTGGCGCTGAGCCACCGAGcgctcgccgccctcgccctgTTCacctgagagagagagagggagggagtgggagagggagagggagaggagggagagggttatgacatgtgggcccaccattaaaaaaagagaaaatgttgACTGGGCTGCTACGTGTATGCCACGTAGGAAAAAACTAGTTTGAATTGGGTCGAGGGGGGTAATTTGTCCACTGTTAAAAGTTCAGGGTAAAGGATGTCTGGGTTTCGGGTTTATGTTGGTAATTCGGCCGACCGCGATAGTTCGGGGGATAatgtaacatacccaagccgTAAACCtcagaactaaatttaacttaaatgtaTCATGTGGTTGttgagtgattttaattgtttttggatcttaatcatcttatcatcacatgcaataataggCCTAGTgtcacaaaaacaattaatctgGTATTTatatgcatccaaaaattctacaaaaattctaaaaaatatcttgatatgtcagaaatcaaccctcaaatattcaaaatttttcatttagggtttgctatctctttgatctattttaatctctccaaaatcTTGAAAAACTGTTTAGTAGATTCAAACCTGCTCTCtccgtaaaatttatttcaaaacctctttttgaagttttgtTTCAGCAAAAGTCTTATACTAACTTTCTTCTAACACACGAGGAGTGGCAAACGCTAGATCGCTCTCTAAccatt is part of the Oryza brachyantha chromosome 11, ObraRS2, whole genome shotgun sequence genome and encodes:
- the LOC102708473 gene encoding 2-alkenal reductase (NADP(+)-dependent)-like, whose translation is MAGAGGDGETVRNKKVVLRRYVTGSLTVGDMEVITSAVRPRVPPGTPAPAVMVKNLYLSCDPWMRGRMTKHDDGDDVALATDFALGEAMVNYTVGKVVDSTHPGFAAGDLVWGMSGWEEYSLVTQPAETLHKINYPNLPLSYYTGVLGMTGLTAYAGLFEVGKAKSGDTVYVSAASGAVGQVVGQLAKIAGCYVVGSAGSDEKVALLKTRLGFDDAFNYKAEAGDLAGALRRRLPGGGGIDVYFDSVGGATLDAALLNMRLGGRVVVCGMISQYNLEEPEGVRNLVSVIAKRVRIEGFSVFDHFGAYARFEREMAGHLAEGKVAVVEDVVEGIDAAPGALVGMFSGRNTGKLSVAVAKE